One window of the Terriglobales bacterium genome contains the following:
- a CDS encoding HEAT repeat domain-containing protein: MGCRMDSDNGGGFSGTASDCSPPEPVPYAFLFLRVEDKQIGRVRVFSAECPLDFTGLPLTWLEDVKPEQSVELLTGLAMSGDAEETSGKKQRADNAIMAIAMHDAPAADIALEKLIQPAQSERLREEAIFWLGVERGKKGVELLHKYAKDDPDDRIREKATFAFSRSKEPEALKDLIGMARSDASPRVRGQAIFWLAQIGGKKEAAQITAAIENDPETEVKKKAVFALSQMHNEDSVPLLINLAKTNRNPVVRKQAIFWLGQSHDPRALDFLEELVTK, encoded by the coding sequence ATGGGCTGCCGCATGGATTCTGACAACGGAGGCGGATTCTCCGGCACGGCCTCTGATTGCTCGCCCCCCGAACCGGTTCCCTATGCCTTCCTGTTTCTCAGAGTGGAAGACAAGCAGATCGGCCGAGTGCGCGTTTTCAGCGCTGAATGCCCACTGGATTTCACTGGTCTTCCGCTGACCTGGCTCGAAGACGTCAAGCCAGAGCAAAGCGTCGAACTGCTCACCGGTCTGGCAATGTCGGGCGACGCCGAAGAAACCTCGGGAAAGAAGCAGCGTGCCGATAACGCCATCATGGCAATTGCCATGCACGACGCGCCTGCAGCCGACATTGCTTTGGAGAAACTCATCCAGCCAGCGCAGTCTGAGCGGCTGCGCGAAGAGGCGATCTTCTGGCTGGGAGTCGAGCGCGGTAAGAAGGGCGTCGAACTGCTGCACAAATACGCAAAAGACGATCCCGATGATCGCATTCGCGAAAAGGCAACGTTCGCATTCTCACGAAGCAAGGAGCCCGAAGCGCTGAAAGATCTTATCGGAATGGCGCGCAGCGACGCCAGCCCGCGCGTGCGCGGCCAAGCCATCTTCTGGCTCGCGCAGATCGGCGGCAAGAAAGAGGCCGCGCAGATCACCGCGGCCATTGAAAACGATCCCGAGACCGAGGTCAAAAAGAAAGCGGTCTTTGCCCTCTCCCAGATGCATAACGAGGATAGTGTGCCGTTGCTGATCAACCTGGCCAAAACCAACCGCAATCCGGTCGTCCGCAAGCAAGCCATCTTCTGGCTGGGACAAAGCCATGATCCCCGTGCTCTCGATTTCCTCGAGGAGCTGGTCACGAAATAG
- a CDS encoding ABATE domain-containing protein has protein sequence MSRVKTIHNSDWRDGFLFVGNQLALDLLNTRPLQNGEPMELLPDFNALLRWFQAAKLLSARDAANLRQKWEKSARAQRTLEAIRELREKLRKQVLAWEGGGAVRHSTVDKLNRLMAEHPMRTRLKTGGSGSATELWFKARQPEDFFAPLAHSIATLLASVERSRVRKCDQCVLHFYDTSKKGTRRWCSMQLCGNRLKVAAYAARQRRRAHRAKAPSRSKNESPSILQGP, from the coding sequence ATGAGCCGGGTTAAGACAATTCACAATTCCGACTGGAGAGACGGATTCCTCTTCGTCGGCAACCAGTTGGCTCTGGATTTGCTGAACACGCGTCCTCTCCAGAACGGCGAGCCCATGGAGTTACTGCCTGATTTCAACGCGCTTTTGCGCTGGTTTCAGGCGGCTAAGCTGCTCAGTGCTCGCGACGCGGCGAATCTTCGGCAAAAATGGGAAAAATCGGCCCGAGCTCAGCGCACCCTGGAAGCAATACGTGAACTGCGGGAGAAACTGAGGAAGCAGGTTCTTGCGTGGGAGGGTGGCGGTGCAGTTCGTCACTCCACCGTAGACAAACTCAATAGACTCATGGCGGAGCATCCCATGCGCACCAGGCTGAAGACGGGCGGAAGCGGGTCCGCGACCGAGCTGTGGTTCAAAGCGCGCCAACCCGAAGACTTCTTTGCCCCGCTGGCGCACAGCATAGCGACGTTGCTCGCGAGTGTAGAGCGCAGCCGCGTCCGCAAGTGTGATCAGTGTGTACTGCACTTTTATGACACCAGCAAGAAGGGGACGCGACGCTGGTGCAGCATGCAACTATGCGGGAACCGCCTCAAGGTCGCAGCTTACGCAGCTCGCCAACGTAGGCGGGCTCACAGGGCCAAGGCGCCCTCGAGATCAAAAAATGAGTCCCCCTCGATCCTGCAAGGTCCGTAG
- a CDS encoding GvpL/GvpF family gas vesicle protein, producing the protein MAWYAYCITEQQAFQGENRARRPFVIDEVRGIGDRQVMGYPSGELAVIVSEYKRSNDLDQKAILEHLKVVAECFRSATGSNTTVLPFRFGTIFDTDEALRRAVRANRKAFLNGVDHLRGKAEMHLKLLVKDGSVREALEEVVLPATVGGAYLTKLREKAARLRERQTKARAISVQVHKLFNPLETEVTCKKVDSGGMLIDIAHLVDHKQIEKYQARYNSAARQFKDCELAISGPWPPYHFLPGKLRTVAN; encoded by the coding sequence ATGGCCTGGTACGCATACTGCATTACAGAGCAGCAAGCATTTCAAGGCGAAAACAGGGCCCGTCGGCCTTTCGTCATTGATGAAGTTCGGGGAATTGGGGATAGGCAGGTTATGGGCTATCCCAGCGGTGAGTTAGCCGTCATTGTCAGCGAATACAAGCGTTCCAACGACCTTGATCAGAAGGCCATTTTGGAACACCTCAAAGTCGTGGCCGAGTGTTTCCGCAGCGCAACTGGTTCGAATACAACCGTCCTGCCCTTCCGTTTTGGGACAATCTTTGACACCGATGAAGCCCTGCGCCGCGCGGTGCGGGCCAATCGTAAGGCTTTTCTGAACGGCGTTGACCACCTTCGCGGGAAGGCGGAAATGCATCTGAAACTCCTGGTCAAAGACGGTTCGGTTCGAGAGGCATTGGAAGAGGTGGTTCTGCCGGCTACCGTTGGCGGTGCATACCTTACCAAGCTGCGGGAAAAAGCCGCCCGCCTGCGCGAACGCCAGACTAAAGCCCGCGCCATTTCGGTGCAGGTACACAAGCTATTTAACCCGCTCGAAACAGAAGTAACTTGTAAAAAGGTAGACTCCGGCGGAATGCTCATTGATATAGCCCACCTGGTAGATCACAAACAAATTGAAAAATACCAGGCGCGTTACAATTCCGCTGCCCGCCAGTTTAAAGATTGTGAATTGGCCATCAGCGGTCCCTGGCCTCCGTATCATTTCTTGCCCGGCAAGCTACGAACCGTAGCGAATTAG
- a CDS encoding fibronectin type III domain-containing protein has protein sequence MRETRLLKRFVVLAGTIGLPFILCGLFFMLSAARCRGQAGPVRIQISPANPSIAVSGNQAFTASAPGFFRGAQQTGKAISVTWSSSNPSVATINAQSGMATTTGQGTTSITARHGAFTGSTTLLVGVSTITVSPASQAIPFAGTQQFKATATFGAGGPQDVTRAVAWSSSNTAVATISNAPGSQGLATSRGQGTTTITAAIAGAAPSTASLTVNPPQFPAPPSNLAALAVTSSEIILSWINNANNQTGFKVERKIGSAGTYIQIGTTGANGTGFIDSGLSATTQYYYRVRATNTSGDSPYSNESNATTPGAITGAHPRIILDGATLAGLRARAQANTPEWVALKSVCDSYNGGSVNFPDQNGYPNLPNIGEGYQGSDYYYALLSVGLCYQVARTFDPTNAALYGAKGVDVLMKMSDPAHQLVGGSPIQNRDSGYGIRFYGGALGIGYDWFHDLMNASQQAQVYNDLNMWISDFENNSFEYEHPQSNYFAGYYDAKGMAAIATQGDNPNGNALWNDWYTNQHGARVAPYYNLNMIGGGWPEGFANYGPLGTMNQALPTLAARTAKGLDLIHDTNNPYTFPLDTGDYLMHFTWPSRDFIDDRGTTHTRGDSLWPGTAEPNLYSFLAGFLGMWNSPHAAMMHKYARDVKTVIASQTGQADPWIEFLFWDNNAPEQDYTTLPRSYLAPGISIASARSDWSTGAVWMSFTSGPYVNAPGQGEQSYDSGSLALVKGKNPLLVNVSGWITHQPNGDPGESAIYDDNYGNWDADHTQGNRKLNNTFQVRNLDNGGNVLEHYGQYSLGRVDGVRTNISRFEDGNSYVLAVGEYLEDTYRPFVCGPPISSWSRQIVYLRPNQFVVYDRTTICNAAYDQYLAFHFPANAVAATPPAAGEHRYDVTFGSFSGSVTTVLPANSATNVTDHVAPDPLTWSKIWRLEVRPPGPANANQRWLTVFDLSDTAEQVANATPVNVTSGSVLGALLASPVGAGNSVVLAGSAAFGQNATGTLVYVVPAAQTHHVITDLPPNTTYNIIVNVASNQHTVTVAPAGGGAFTTSANGVLSFNVNVGGAVTP, from the coding sequence ATGCGCGAAACCAGACTGTTGAAGCGATTTGTTGTGCTTGCCGGCACGATTGGATTGCCCTTCATTCTTTGCGGTTTATTTTTCATGTTGAGTGCGGCCCGGTGCCGGGGACAGGCTGGTCCGGTGCGGATCCAGATTAGCCCGGCCAATCCTTCCATCGCGGTCAGTGGCAACCAGGCGTTCACAGCGTCGGCTCCCGGCTTCTTCAGGGGTGCCCAGCAGACTGGTAAAGCAATTTCGGTTACATGGAGTTCCTCGAACCCATCGGTGGCTACCATCAATGCGCAAAGCGGCATGGCCACCACCACCGGACAAGGGACTACCTCCATCACGGCAAGGCATGGAGCTTTCACAGGATCAACTACGCTTCTGGTAGGAGTCTCGACGATCACGGTGAGTCCGGCCAGTCAGGCCATTCCCTTTGCCGGAACACAGCAATTCAAGGCAACCGCAACCTTCGGGGCCGGAGGTCCACAGGACGTGACCCGCGCCGTCGCCTGGAGTTCATCGAACACGGCAGTGGCCACCATCAGCAATGCGCCCGGCTCGCAGGGCCTGGCGACAAGTCGTGGGCAAGGTACAACCACGATCACAGCCGCCATCGCGGGAGCCGCGCCTTCTACAGCTTCTCTCACGGTGAATCCACCGCAGTTCCCTGCCCCGCCCAGTAACCTGGCAGCACTCGCCGTCACCAGTTCAGAGATCATCCTCTCCTGGATCAACAACGCCAACAATCAAACCGGATTCAAAGTCGAGCGCAAGATCGGTAGTGCCGGGACCTATATACAGATTGGGACTACAGGTGCGAACGGTACGGGATTCATTGATTCCGGGCTGTCGGCTACGACGCAATACTATTACCGCGTGCGTGCCACCAACACCAGCGGTGATTCGCCGTATTCCAATGAGAGCAATGCGACCACACCCGGGGCGATTACGGGCGCGCATCCGCGCATCATTCTGGATGGGGCAACCTTGGCGGGGTTACGCGCACGGGCACAGGCCAACACGCCGGAATGGGTAGCATTAAAAAGCGTTTGCGATTCCTACAACGGCGGAAGCGTCAACTTCCCCGACCAGAACGGCTATCCCAATCTCCCGAATATCGGCGAAGGCTATCAGGGCAGCGACTACTATTACGCGCTGCTTTCAGTGGGATTGTGTTATCAGGTGGCGCGCACGTTCGATCCAACCAACGCTGCTTTATATGGCGCCAAGGGTGTGGATGTCCTGATGAAAATGTCTGACCCGGCGCATCAACTGGTGGGCGGAAGCCCCATACAGAACCGCGACAGCGGATATGGCATCCGCTTCTACGGCGGGGCCCTGGGAATCGGCTACGACTGGTTCCACGACCTGATGAACGCCAGCCAGCAAGCGCAGGTGTATAACGACCTGAACATGTGGATCAGCGACTTTGAAAACAATTCCTTTGAATATGAGCACCCGCAGAGCAACTACTTTGCCGGCTACTACGACGCCAAAGGCATGGCCGCGATTGCCACGCAAGGCGACAATCCCAATGGCAATGCTCTTTGGAATGACTGGTACACCAACCAGCATGGCGCGCGGGTCGCGCCCTATTACAACCTCAACATGATCGGCGGAGGCTGGCCGGAAGGTTTTGCCAACTATGGCCCGCTGGGTACGATGAATCAGGCGCTGCCAACCCTGGCTGCCAGAACCGCCAAGGGCCTGGATTTGATTCACGATACCAATAACCCCTACACATTCCCGCTCGACACCGGTGACTACCTCATGCACTTCACCTGGCCGAGCCGTGATTTCATTGACGACCGCGGCACAACTCACACCCGCGGCGATAGCTTGTGGCCGGGAACGGCAGAGCCTAACCTCTACTCATTCCTTGCGGGCTTCCTGGGCATGTGGAACAGCCCGCACGCAGCCATGATGCACAAGTATGCACGCGATGTGAAGACTGTTATCGCCAGTCAAACCGGCCAGGCTGACCCCTGGATCGAATTCCTTTTCTGGGACAACAACGCCCCCGAACAGGACTACACCACGCTGCCACGCTCCTATCTCGCGCCCGGAATCAGCATCGCGTCCGCCCGGTCAGACTGGAGCACGGGCGCGGTGTGGATGTCATTCACCTCGGGGCCTTATGTCAACGCCCCTGGTCAGGGCGAACAGTCCTATGATTCGGGTTCGCTGGCGCTGGTGAAAGGCAAGAATCCTCTGCTGGTGAATGTATCGGGTTGGATTACACACCAACCCAACGGCGACCCGGGCGAAAGCGCAATCTATGACGACAACTATGGCAACTGGGATGCCGACCATACTCAAGGCAACCGCAAGCTCAACAATACGTTCCAGGTACGGAACCTGGATAATGGCGGGAATGTTCTCGAGCACTATGGTCAGTATTCGTTGGGCCGGGTCGACGGCGTCAGGACCAACATCAGCCGCTTCGAAGATGGCAATTCCTACGTGCTGGCAGTAGGCGAGTATCTGGAAGACACCTACCGCCCCTTTGTCTGCGGCCCGCCAATTTCCTCCTGGTCGCGGCAGATTGTTTATTTGCGGCCCAACCAGTTTGTGGTCTATGACCGCACCACCATCTGCAACGCTGCCTACGACCAATATCTGGCGTTCCACTTCCCGGCCAATGCCGTGGCAGCTACTCCTCCTGCGGCTGGTGAACACCGTTACGACGTAACCTTTGGGAGCTTCTCTGGTTCGGTGACTACCGTGCTGCCCGCCAATAGTGCGACGAACGTAACTGATCATGTTGCTCCCGATCCTCTTACCTGGAGCAAGATCTGGCGGCTGGAGGTGCGTCCGCCGGGCCCGGCCAATGCCAACCAGCGCTGGCTCACGGTGTTCGATCTTTCCGATACCGCGGAGCAGGTGGCAAACGCTACGCCGGTCAACGTTACCAGCGGCTCGGTGCTGGGAGCGTTGTTGGCGTCTCCCGTAGGAGCGGGAAATTCTGTAGTGCTGGCAGGTTCGGCCGCCTTCGGGCAGAATGCAACGGGAACACTCGTTTATGTTGTCCCAGCCGCGCAAACCCATCACGTAATTACGGACTTGCCCCCTAACACCACTTACAACATAATCGTGAATGTGGCGAGCAACCAACACACTGTGACAGTTGCACCTGCTGGGGGAGGCGCGTTCACCACCTCGGCCAACGGTGTGCTTTCATTCAATGTGAACGTAGGCGGGGCAGTCACCCCGTAG
- a CDS encoding tetratricopeptide repeat protein, with protein sequence MRFLRMLPVAVLLLAACSHSNPGLDAFNRGEAAVAKNDYDQAIKEYSEAIRLNPQYVEAFCSRGLAYQRKGAQQNALDDYSEVIRLNPGFAPAFIFRGMIYQNQGHYLPAIADYNEAIRLDPKGHSAFELRAAVYFVQRDYDHCFQDLAEAIRLDPNDTEPLVTRAEYYRMKGDFDHAIEDANQAIHLDYKLANAYVIRAHAYEGKQHFQSALGDLNKAIELDPKLGPQYQTELKELKQQVAR encoded by the coding sequence ATGAGATTTCTCCGCATGTTACCGGTCGCCGTGCTGCTGCTCGCGGCGTGTTCGCACTCCAACCCCGGCCTGGACGCATTCAACCGGGGCGAGGCCGCCGTGGCGAAGAATGATTACGATCAAGCTATCAAGGAGTACAGCGAGGCCATCCGCCTGAATCCGCAATATGTGGAAGCGTTCTGCAGCCGGGGGCTGGCCTACCAGCGCAAAGGCGCCCAGCAGAACGCGCTGGATGATTACAGCGAGGTCATCCGCCTGAATCCCGGGTTCGCTCCAGCCTTTATTTTCCGGGGGATGATCTACCAGAACCAGGGCCACTACTTGCCCGCCATCGCAGACTACAACGAGGCCATTCGTCTTGATCCCAAAGGTCATAGCGCGTTCGAACTGCGGGCCGCGGTCTACTTCGTGCAGCGCGACTACGATCACTGCTTTCAGGACTTGGCCGAGGCCATTCGCCTCGATCCCAACGATACCGAGCCGCTGGTTACGCGGGCCGAATATTACCGGATGAAAGGCGATTTCGATCACGCCATCGAAGATGCCAACCAGGCTATCCACCTGGATTACAAGCTGGCCAACGCATACGTGATCCGCGCCCACGCCTACGAAGGCAAACAACACTTCCAGAGCGCGCTGGGTGACTTGAATAAGGCTATCGAGTTGGACCCGAAGCTGGGACCCCAATATCAAACGGAGCTCAAAGAGCTGAAGCAGCAAGTGGCAAGATAG
- a CDS encoding alpha/beta hydrolase yields MIRYHHAIVDGFKIFYREAGPKTAPAILLLHGFPTSSHMFRDLIPALADRYHVVAPDLPGFGFSDAPDRKQFRYTFENLAKVIDGFTQTIGLERYAIYVFDYGAPVGLRLALAHPERITAIISQNGNAYEEGLSQGWNPIQKYWKEPTAENRAALREFLRPEATKWQYLHGVEDVTLVAPEAYELDSALLGRPGNDEIQLDLFLDYASNVALYPKFQEYFRTKQPPLLAVWGKSDPFFLPPGAEAFKRDNPSAEVRFYDTGHFALETHHQEIAGAIRDFLGRKAATQVKAA; encoded by the coding sequence ATGATCAGGTATCACCATGCCATCGTCGACGGCTTCAAGATTTTTTATCGTGAAGCCGGTCCTAAAACCGCACCCGCCATTCTTTTACTGCATGGCTTCCCCACGTCGTCGCACATGTTCCGCGACCTGATTCCGGCCCTGGCCGACCGCTACCATGTGGTCGCACCCGATCTGCCGGGCTTCGGCTTCTCGGACGCACCCGATCGCAAACAGTTCCGCTACACGTTTGAGAACCTGGCCAAGGTCATCGATGGCTTCACCCAGACAATCGGGCTGGAGCGTTACGCGATTTATGTCTTCGATTACGGCGCGCCGGTCGGACTGCGGCTTGCATTGGCGCATCCCGAGCGGATCACCGCCATCATCTCGCAGAACGGCAACGCCTATGAAGAGGGTCTGAGCCAGGGCTGGAACCCGATCCAAAAATACTGGAAGGAGCCAACTGCGGAGAACCGCGCTGCCTTGCGCGAATTCCTCAGACCCGAAGCGACCAAGTGGCAATACCTCCATGGCGTCGAGGATGTGACGCTGGTCGCGCCGGAAGCCTACGAACTCGACTCCGCGCTCCTGGGGCGGCCTGGGAACGACGAGATCCAGCTCGACCTGTTTCTGGATTATGCCAGCAATGTGGCGCTCTATCCCAAGTTCCAGGAGTATTTCCGCACCAAGCAGCCGCCGCTGCTGGCGGTTTGGGGCAAGAGCGATCCGTTCTTTCTGCCTCCAGGTGCGGAAGCGTTCAAACGCGACAACCCCAGCGCCGAGGTGCGTTTCTACGACACCGGCCACTTCGCGCTCGAAACCCACCACCAGGAAATCGCCGGCGCCATTCGAGATTTCCTCGGTCGCAAGGCGGCAACCCAGGTCAAGGCCGCATAG
- a CDS encoding LysM peptidoglycan-binding domain-containing protein → MGIRKTYFLALILAGLALFTTSCDTGEKRTAKTTPPPQALAPAIAAPTPTPAPKVLVEEQPAPKVDPVETMVAAAEKEYQEGRANYTAGHLDAAKQNFDRAFNNLTQGPVSIKTDERLQEEFDKIVEGTNQLELQALKQGDGFTEQKSEPAPIDEANAITFPVDPKIKAAAEAELKETHFDLPLTMNDYVAGYINFYANSPRGHATVEHAFSRAGRYRDMIQRVLREEGVPQDLIYLAQAESGFHPLALSRAGARGMWQFMASRASGYDLTRNWWVDERQDPEKSTRAAARHLKDLYSQFGDWYLAMAAYNSGPGNVQQAVQRTGFADFWELYRRNVLPKETKNYVPIILAMAIIAKNPKQYGLDNIPLDSPLQIDKLTIDYPVDLRLVAECVDISVDDLQDLNPSLLRMTTPKEGTFELNLPAGTKDKYLEAIAAIPAEKRVWWRYHKVSSGETLASIAKEYKTTPAAITEVNGLTADEILPDTKLIIPIAAGKHAPGDVETLVFSKHPTRYRVRRGDTVLSVADDFGVPPEKLRQWNRLKGNELRKGSRLLIYRPLPGARAETEPRFASKSHKNNNLQVAAKTTQTTPSGRTTHTVREGETLYSIANDYGTTVDALKRENKRASALLHPGDVLIIK, encoded by the coding sequence ATGGGCATTCGCAAAACGTATTTCCTGGCCTTGATTCTGGCTGGGCTGGCGCTGTTTACAACCTCCTGTGATACAGGGGAGAAGCGCACGGCCAAGACTACTCCGCCGCCACAGGCATTGGCTCCGGCCATTGCCGCTCCTACTCCGACGCCGGCCCCCAAGGTCCTAGTCGAAGAGCAGCCTGCTCCTAAAGTTGATCCGGTTGAGACCATGGTAGCCGCCGCCGAGAAGGAGTATCAGGAAGGGCGGGCCAACTACACGGCCGGACACCTCGATGCCGCCAAGCAGAATTTCGACCGGGCATTCAATAACCTGACTCAGGGACCAGTTTCCATCAAGACCGATGAGCGCCTGCAGGAAGAGTTCGACAAGATTGTCGAGGGCACCAATCAGCTCGAACTCCAGGCCCTGAAGCAGGGCGACGGGTTTACCGAGCAGAAGTCCGAGCCGGCGCCGATTGACGAAGCCAATGCAATCACCTTTCCCGTAGATCCCAAGATCAAGGCAGCCGCCGAAGCCGAGTTAAAAGAGACCCACTTCGACCTGCCGCTGACCATGAATGATTACGTGGCCGGCTATATCAACTTCTATGCCAACTCTCCCCGAGGACACGCCACCGTAGAGCATGCTTTCTCGCGCGCCGGGCGCTATCGCGACATGATTCAGCGAGTACTGCGCGAAGAAGGCGTTCCCCAGGACCTGATTTATCTGGCGCAGGCCGAATCGGGATTCCATCCGCTCGCCCTCTCTCGCGCCGGGGCCCGCGGCATGTGGCAGTTTATGGCCAGCCGTGCCTCGGGCTACGACCTCACCCGCAACTGGTGGGTTGATGAGCGCCAGGACCCGGAAAAATCCACGCGCGCGGCCGCCCGGCATCTCAAGGATTTGTATAGCCAGTTCGGCGACTGGTACCTGGCCATGGCTGCTTATAATTCCGGTCCAGGAAACGTGCAACAGGCGGTGCAGCGCACCGGCTTCGCCGATTTCTGGGAGCTCTACCGCAGGAACGTGCTGCCGAAAGAAACCAAGAATTACGTGCCGATCATCCTGGCCATGGCCATCATTGCCAAAAACCCCAAGCAATATGGTTTGGATAACATCCCGCTCGACTCCCCCTTACAAATAGATAAGCTGACCATTGACTACCCCGTGGACCTCCGGCTGGTAGCCGAATGCGTGGATATCTCCGTGGATGACTTGCAGGACCTGAATCCCAGCCTCTTGCGCATGACTACCCCCAAAGAAGGCACCTTTGAACTCAACCTGCCCGCCGGAACCAAAGATAAATACCTGGAAGCCATAGCCGCCATTCCCGCCGAGAAGCGGGTATGGTGGCGTTATCACAAAGTATCCAGTGGCGAGACCCTGGCCTCGATTGCCAAGGAATATAAAACCACGCCTGCAGCCATCACCGAAGTGAACGGCCTCACCGCCGATGAGATATTGCCCGACACTAAACTTATTATTCCCATTGCCGCGGGCAAACATGCGCCCGGTGATGTTGAGACTTTGGTTTTTTCCAAACATCCCACGCGTTACCGGGTGCGTCGTGGCGATACCGTGCTTTCAGTCGCCGATGATTTCGGCGTGCCGCCGGAAAAACTCCGCCAATGGAACCGTTTAAAAGGCAATGAACTGCGCAAAGGAAGCCGCCTGTTGATCTATCGTCCTTTGCCTGGTGCCAGGGCAGAAACGGAGCCCCGGTTTGCATCTAAGTCCCATAAAAACAATAACTTACAAGTAGCTGCCAAGACCACCCAAACCACTCCGAGCGGACGCACAACCCATACGGTTCGCGAGGGTGAAACTTTGTATAGCATTGCCAACGACTACGGCACTACCGTGGATGCTCTCAAGCGCGAGAACAAACGTGCCTCTGCGCTGCTGCATCCCGGAGATGTGCTGATCATTAAATGA